One segment of Niabella beijingensis DNA contains the following:
- a CDS encoding ferredoxin--NADP reductase yields the protein MSLTWLTGTIVDIIEETYNTRRYFIQADATERFDFTAGQFVTLDLPIHEKPNKRWRSYSIASAPNGTAVYELLIVLVEDGLGTPYMFKNWEVGTKVTFRGPLGVFTLKEEQLQHDLFFVCTGTGIAPFRSMLHTLVRENIPHRDIYLIYGCRTKQDLLYYEEMKGLGLEYFHYIPTLSREEWEGKTGYVHAIYEAHAAGKKDASFFLCGWKNMIDEARQRIAQMGFDKKSIHFELYG from the coding sequence ATGTCCCTCACTTGGCTTACAGGAACGATTGTAGACATTATTGAAGAGACCTATAATACCCGGCGGTATTTTATACAGGCTGATGCCACCGAACGGTTTGATTTTACCGCCGGCCAGTTTGTAACGCTTGATCTTCCCATTCATGAAAAGCCCAACAAACGATGGCGCAGCTACTCGATCGCCAGTGCACCCAACGGAACTGCGGTGTACGAGCTGCTGATCGTATTGGTGGAGGACGGACTGGGCACCCCCTACATGTTCAAAAACTGGGAAGTGGGTACTAAAGTAACATTCCGCGGCCCGCTGGGAGTGTTCACATTAAAAGAAGAGCAGTTGCAGCATGACCTGTTTTTCGTATGCACCGGTACGGGCATTGCACCATTCCGGAGCATGTTGCATACACTGGTGCGGGAAAACATCCCGCACCGGGATATTTATCTTATTTATGGTTGCCGCACAAAGCAGGACCTGCTGTATTATGAGGAGATGAAAGGTCTTGGTCTTGAATACTTCCATTATATTCCTACCCTGTCGCGGGAGGAATGGGAGGGAAAGACCGGCTATGTACATGCGATCTACGAAGCACATGCTGCGGGAAAGAAGGATGCCAGCTTTTTCCTCTGCGGCTGGAAGAACATGATCGATGAGGCCCGTCAGCGGATCGCACAAATGGGATTTGACAAAAAATCCATTCATTTTGAGCTGTATGGATGA
- a CDS encoding c-type cytochrome — protein MPYKKITAVFSAVLLVICAGASFSFYTPPHNLKVLPQDITHERLDSIMESFNKALGVKCDFCHAKGKNTERLDFASDENPAKEVARNMLRMTIDINKNYFRTDSVIHPAYLNTVTCNTCHKGDAYPER, from the coding sequence ATGCCGTATAAAAAAATCACAGCAGTATTTTCCGCTGTTTTGCTGGTTATCTGCGCCGGAGCCTCCTTCTCTTTTTATACCCCGCCGCATAATCTTAAAGTATTGCCACAGGATATTACCCACGAACGGCTGGACAGTATCATGGAGTCCTTCAACAAAGCACTGGGTGTAAAATGTGATTTCTGTCATGCCAAAGGAAAAAACACCGAGCGGCTTGATTTTGCCTCTGATGAGAACCCGGCAAAAGAAGTGGCGCGGAACATGCTGCGGATGACGATCGATATCAATAAAAATTATTTCCGTACCGATTCGGTGATCCATCCCGCCTATCTGAATACGGTGACCTGCAATACCTGTCATAAAGGAGATGCCTATCCGGAGCGCTGA
- a CDS encoding class I SAM-dependent methyltransferase, protein MNDPSSSGKQDYIAVNRASWNNKVRFHLESDFYDVAGFLKGASSLHSIELNLLGDIEGKRILHLQCHFGQDTISLARMGARVTGIDLSDKAIDAAKELTQKTTTAADFICCDLYELPQHLNETFDIVFTSYGTIGWLPDLDKWAAVISRFLKPAGTFVFAEFHPVVWMFDDDFKNIGYSYFNTGAITETYEGTYADRNANLSQSYVMWNHGLGEVMNSLIRNGLEITRFEEFDYSPHNCFQDTVEIAPKKYGIRHLVNKIPMVYALTAVKRSLIG, encoded by the coding sequence ATGAACGATCCGTCATCTTCCGGGAAACAGGATTATATCGCCGTTAACCGGGCCTCCTGGAATAATAAAGTGCGGTTTCACCTGGAATCGGATTTCTATGATGTGGCCGGTTTTCTGAAAGGCGCCTCCTCGCTGCATTCCATTGAGCTGAACCTGCTCGGTGACATAGAAGGAAAACGCATCCTGCATTTGCAATGCCATTTCGGACAGGATACTATTTCGCTGGCACGAATGGGTGCACGGGTTACGGGGATCGATCTTTCCGATAAAGCCATCGATGCGGCAAAAGAGCTTACGCAAAAAACAACTACAGCCGCGGATTTTATCTGCTGCGATCTTTATGAGCTGCCGCAGCACCTGAACGAAACCTTCGATATTGTTTTTACAAGTTACGGAACCATCGGATGGCTGCCCGACCTGGATAAATGGGCAGCTGTTATTTCCCGGTTCCTGAAGCCGGCAGGAACATTCGTGTTCGCCGAATTTCACCCGGTGGTATGGATGTTCGATGATGACTTTAAAAATATCGGCTATTCTTATTTTAATACCGGGGCGATTACAGAAACTTATGAGGGTACGTATGCCGACCGAAATGCGAACCTGAGCCAGTCGTATGTAATGTGGAACCACGGGCTGGGTGAGGTAATGAACAGCCTGATCCGGAATGGTCTTGAAATTACCCGCTTCGAAGAGTTTGATTATTCTCCTCACAATTGTTTCCAGGATACTGTGGAAATAGCACCCAAAAAATACGGTATCCGGCACCTGGTAAACAAGATCCCCATGGTATATGCGCTAACGGCGGTGAAGCGTTCGTTAATTGGTTGA
- a CDS encoding 2-oxoacid:ferredoxin oxidoreductase subunit beta, with amino-acid sequence MSEVITPALTAKDFATDQEVRWCPGCGDYSILAQVQRVMPGLGIPRENIVFISGIGCSSRFPYYMNTYGMHSIHGRATAIASGLKATRPELSIWIVTGDGDGLSIGGNHTIHLLRRNFDVNVLLFNNQIYGLTKGQYSPTSEENKITKSTPFGSIDHPFNPLALALGADASFVARTMDRDPKHLQAMLIRTHQHKGASFLEIYQNCNIFNDGAFEVFTEKSTKAAETIFVEHGKPLTFGADNNQGIRLDGFKPQVVTLGDNYSADDLWVHDEKDIFKAQLLTRIFDNPALEGHLPRPFGVFYEADRPCYEEMMALQLEDAKARKTPDLDALLRGKEVWTIQD; translated from the coding sequence ATGTCAGAAGTTATCACTCCCGCCTTAACAGCCAAGGATTTTGCAACCGATCAGGAAGTGCGTTGGTGCCCGGGCTGCGGCGACTATTCCATATTGGCACAGGTACAACGGGTAATGCCGGGCCTGGGCATTCCCAGGGAAAATATTGTTTTTATCTCCGGTATCGGCTGCAGCAGCCGCTTCCCGTATTATATGAATACCTATGGTATGCATTCGATCCATGGCCGTGCCACGGCTATTGCATCGGGTCTGAAAGCCACACGCCCGGAGCTGAGCATCTGGATCGTTACCGGTGACGGCGACGGACTGAGCATCGGCGGTAACCATACCATCCATCTGCTGCGGAGGAACTTTGATGTAAATGTGCTGTTGTTCAACAACCAGATCTATGGATTGACCAAGGGTCAGTACTCTCCCACTTCAGAGGAAAATAAGATCACCAAGTCCACTCCTTTTGGCAGTATCGACCACCCGTTCAATCCCCTGGCGCTTGCGCTGGGTGCAGATGCCAGCTTTGTGGCACGCACTATGGACCGGGATCCCAAGCACCTGCAGGCCATGTTGATACGGACGCACCAGCACAAAGGCGCTTCTTTCCTGGAGATCTATCAGAATTGTAATATTTTCAATGATGGCGCTTTTGAGGTATTTACTGAAAAAAGTACCAAGGCTGCAGAAACGATCTTTGTGGAACACGGTAAACCACTGACCTTTGGTGCAGACAATAATCAGGGTATCCGCCTGGACGGGTTTAAACCCCAGGTGGTAACGCTGGGCGATAACTACAGCGCAGACGACCTCTGGGTACACGATGAGAAAGATATTTTCAAAGCACAATTGCTGACCCGCATTTTCGATAACCCCGCACTGGAAGGGCATTTGCCCCGGCCGTTCGGCGTATTTTATGAAGCAGACCGCCCCTGTTATGAAGAAATGATGGCGCTGCAACTGGAAGACGCCAAAGCACGCAAGACTCCGGACCTGGATGCCCTGCTGCGTGGTAAGGAAGTGTGGACCATACAGGACTAA
- the mfd gene encoding transcription-repair coupling factor, translating to MQTEVLKNFYGDDPRCLQLANELSMLQPVHLALTGVQGSASQFIVGACMGHTPELNHVVILNEPEDAAYFQNSLENITGALDIFYFPSSFKTTRNYKLLNASHVMLRTEALTRLASGGNKKILVTYADALFEKVVVSSALAQNIIHLKSGDPLDIEGLLLKLDSYGFERSDFVYEPGQFALRGGILDIYSFGNDKPYRVELFGNDIDSIRIIDPETQLSERKLLQVSIIPNVDTQFAAEAHVSLLDFLPENTVFWIQDAAFCSERMKENATELEHFLEQQASADKRPEENRDDRLLKQQIRSTDFITATDLETALESRIVVHIEQVPASVSQEFEFHTKEQPAFNRQFELLIRDLKAHEARGFALYIFSENPKQLQRLQSIFDDQNANLVFNPVSAAIHLGFVDEDRKILCYTDHEIFQRYHKYRVKQAYNKNKAITLRTLRELQPGDFVTHIDHGVGVYSGLQKMDVNGKTQEAVRIIYKDKDVLYVNINSLHKISKYTGKDGSVPKVNKLGSEAWTRLKEKTKAKVKEIAFDLIRLYAQRKAQKGFAHTPDNYLQTELEASFIYEDTPDQSKASADVKKDMESESPMDRLVCGDVGFGKTEIAIRAAFKTCVDGKQAAILVPTTILAFQHYKTFSDRLKEFPVTVDFINRFKSAKEKKETLKKLEEGKVDILVGTHGLLGKEVKFKDLGILVIDEEQKFGVAHKEKIKVLRNTVDCLTLTATPIPRTLQFSLMGARDLSIINTPPPNRQPIQTEVQVYNEDIIRDAIYFETERGGQVFFIHNRVAGLSEMAALIQGLCPDLSVSYAHGQMEGSKLEEKILDFIDHRYDVLVCTNIVESGVDIPNVNTIIINNAHHFGLSDLHQLRGRVGRSNKKAFCYLLAPPMSTLPADSRKRLQTLEQHSELGSGFQIAMRDLDIRGAGNLLGGEQSGFMAEIGFETYQKILDEAIRELKRTQFKELFKEEISRQDDFVSDCTIDTDLEILIPDDYVENITERLSLYQRLDNSESEDELAEMHQELQDRFGPVPAPVDDLFETIKCRKLAVDLGFEKMTLKNETLRCHFINRPDSPYFEADVFQKIIQYVQTGTNKARLKQTGRLFLLVAEPIPSMKSLYDFLKDMHQFCTGS from the coding sequence ATGCAAACGGAAGTGTTGAAGAATTTTTATGGTGATGACCCCCGCTGTTTACAACTAGCGAACGAACTCTCCATGCTTCAACCCGTCCATCTGGCCTTAACCGGCGTTCAGGGCAGTGCCTCCCAGTTCATCGTTGGCGCCTGTATGGGCCATACACCGGAACTCAATCATGTGGTGATACTCAATGAACCGGAAGACGCCGCCTATTTTCAGAACAGCCTGGAAAACATTACCGGTGCACTGGATATTTTTTATTTCCCCTCCTCATTTAAAACCACCCGGAATTATAAGCTGCTGAATGCGTCGCACGTTATGCTGCGCACGGAAGCCCTTACACGGCTGGCATCAGGAGGAAATAAAAAGATACTGGTTACCTATGCGGATGCCCTTTTTGAAAAGGTGGTGGTCTCTTCCGCGCTCGCACAAAACATCATCCATCTCAAAAGCGGCGATCCGCTGGACATAGAAGGCCTGCTGCTGAAACTGGACAGCTACGGATTCGAACGCAGCGATTTTGTATACGAGCCGGGCCAGTTTGCGCTGCGCGGCGGCATCCTGGATATTTATTCCTTTGGCAACGACAAACCCTACCGTGTTGAATTATTTGGTAACGATATCGATTCCATCCGTATCATCGACCCCGAAACCCAGCTGAGTGAACGTAAATTGCTGCAGGTTTCCATTATTCCAAATGTGGACACCCAGTTTGCAGCGGAAGCGCATGTATCCCTGCTCGATTTTTTACCGGAAAATACGGTCTTCTGGATCCAGGACGCTGCTTTTTGCAGCGAGCGTATGAAAGAAAATGCAACAGAACTGGAGCATTTCCTGGAGCAACAGGCTTCTGCCGATAAGCGCCCGGAAGAAAACCGCGACGACCGGCTGTTAAAGCAGCAGATCCGCAGCACCGATTTTATCACGGCCACTGATCTTGAAACCGCACTGGAATCAAGGATAGTGGTACATATCGAACAGGTACCGGCATCCGTCAGCCAGGAGTTTGAGTTTCACACCAAAGAGCAGCCTGCTTTCAACCGGCAGTTCGAATTACTGATCAGGGACCTGAAAGCACACGAGGCGCGCGGGTTTGCCCTGTATATCTTTTCCGAGAACCCCAAGCAGCTGCAACGCCTGCAATCGATCTTCGACGATCAGAACGCCAACCTCGTATTCAACCCCGTTTCCGCAGCCATTCACCTGGGGTTTGTGGATGAAGACCGGAAGATCCTCTGTTACACCGATCATGAGATCTTCCAGCGGTATCATAAATACAGGGTCAAACAGGCCTATAACAAAAACAAGGCGATCACCCTGCGTACCTTACGGGAATTGCAGCCCGGTGATTTTGTAACGCATATCGATCACGGTGTAGGAGTCTACAGCGGCCTGCAGAAGATGGATGTAAATGGTAAAACACAGGAGGCCGTCCGTATTATTTATAAGGACAAGGATGTGCTGTATGTGAACATCAACTCGCTGCACAAGATCTCCAAATATACCGGGAAGGATGGCAGTGTGCCCAAAGTAAATAAACTGGGCAGTGAGGCCTGGACCCGGCTGAAGGAAAAGACCAAGGCAAAGGTGAAGGAAATTGCCTTTGACCTCATCCGGCTGTACGCTCAACGGAAGGCGCAGAAGGGATTTGCCCACACTCCGGATAATTATCTTCAGACCGAACTCGAAGCCTCTTTTATTTATGAAGACACTCCGGATCAGAGCAAGGCCTCTGCCGACGTGAAAAAGGATATGGAATCGGAATCACCTATGGACCGCCTGGTTTGCGGCGATGTGGGTTTCGGAAAGACAGAGATCGCTATCCGCGCTGCCTTTAAGACCTGTGTAGATGGCAAACAGGCCGCCATCCTGGTGCCGACCACCATCCTCGCCTTTCAGCATTATAAAACCTTCAGCGACCGTTTAAAAGAATTTCCGGTAACCGTTGATTTTATAAACCGCTTCAAATCAGCAAAAGAAAAAAAAGAAACCCTCAAAAAGCTGGAGGAAGGAAAGGTCGACATCCTGGTAGGAACACATGGCCTGCTGGGCAAGGAAGTAAAATTCAAGGACCTGGGCATACTGGTCATCGATGAAGAACAAAAATTCGGAGTGGCCCACAAGGAAAAAATAAAAGTGCTGCGCAATACGGTGGACTGTTTGACCCTGACGGCAACTCCCATCCCCAGGACCCTGCAGTTCTCCCTGATGGGGGCAAGGGACCTCAGCATTATCAATACGCCTCCGCCCAACCGGCAGCCGATACAAACAGAAGTGCAGGTGTATAATGAGGACATCATCCGCGATGCCATTTATTTTGAAACGGAGCGCGGCGGTCAGGTGTTCTTTATTCACAACCGTGTGGCGGGGTTGAGCGAAATGGCGGCCCTGATCCAGGGGTTGTGCCCTGATCTTTCGGTGAGTTATGCGCACGGACAGATGGAAGGTTCCAAACTGGAAGAAAAGATCCTGGACTTTATCGACCATCGCTATGATGTGCTGGTATGTACCAATATCGTGGAAAGCGGTGTGGACATCCCGAATGTCAATACCATCATCATCAATAACGCGCACCATTTCGGACTCAGCGATCTGCACCAGCTGCGGGGCCGCGTGGGCCGGAGCAATAAAAAAGCTTTCTGCTACCTCCTGGCGCCCCCCATGAGCACCCTGCCGGCCGATTCGCGCAAACGCCTGCAGACACTGGAGCAGCACAGCGAACTGGGCAGCGGTTTTCAGATCGCCATGCGCGACCTCGATATCCGTGGTGCGGGCAACCTGCTGGGTGGCGAGCAAAGTGGTTTTATGGCGGAGATCGGTTTTGAGACCTACCAGAAGATCCTGGATGAAGCCATCAGAGAACTGAAACGCACGCAGTTCAAAGAGCTGTTCAAGGAGGAGATCAGCAGGCAGGATGATTTTGTAAGCGATTGTACCATTGATACCGACCTGGAGATACTGATTCCCGATGATTATGTGGAGAACATTACCGAACGGCTCTCCCTCTACCAGCGGCTGGATAACAGCGAATCCGAAGACGAACTGGCCGAAATGCACCAGGAGCTGCAGGACCGGTTTGGCCCCGTTCCAGCTCCAGTGGACGACCTCTTTGAAACCATAAAATGCCGGAAACTGGCAGTGGACCTGGGTTTTGAGAAAATGACCCTTAAGAACGAAACGCTGCGCTGTCATTTCATTAACCGCCCCGATTCACCCTATTTTGAAGCGGATGTTTTTCAGAAGATCATCCAGTATGTGCAGACCGGCACCAATAAGGCGCGCCTGAAACAGACGGGAAGATTGTTCCTGCTGGTGGCGGAACCGATCCCTTCAATGAAATCACTTTATGATTTTCTGAAAGACATGCATCAGTTTTGTACAGGCAGCTGA
- a CDS encoding 3-keto-disaccharide hydrolase, translating into MMNQPRPHALFLYFTILILAASCADTDQNNRLTTKEREQGWTLLFDGRSADGWHLYNKKNTTAGWIARDGTLAVDTVNKTEVNDLVSDKVFKNFELQFEWKLSKNGNSGVFINVLERPDLTTAWASGPEYQLLDPAHADNANPVKRAGTLFALDAQKNPAVAKPAGEWNQSRIKQTEGKIEFYLNGILTVQQDLTAPAWQDSVGRTHFKNFPEFGKHTSGHIALQDWASGVAFRNIKIKEL; encoded by the coding sequence ATGATGAACCAACCCCGGCCCCATGCCCTGTTCCTGTACTTCACGATATTGATCCTGGCTGCTTCCTGTGCGGACACCGATCAGAACAACCGGTTAACCACAAAAGAAAGAGAACAGGGATGGACCTTATTATTTGACGGAAGGTCTGCGGATGGCTGGCATTTATACAATAAGAAGAATACCACTGCCGGATGGATCGCCCGCGACGGAACACTGGCGGTGGATACAGTGAACAAAACGGAGGTCAACGACCTGGTAAGCGATAAGGTATTTAAAAATTTTGAGCTGCAGTTCGAGTGGAAGTTATCGAAGAACGGCAACAGCGGTGTATTTATAAATGTGCTGGAGCGCCCGGATCTTACAACGGCCTGGGCATCGGGTCCCGAATACCAGCTGCTGGATCCGGCACATGCTGACAATGCCAATCCTGTAAAAAGAGCCGGGACCCTTTTTGCGCTGGATGCACAGAAAAATCCTGCAGTTGCCAAACCTGCGGGTGAGTGGAACCAATCCCGGATTAAACAGACAGAAGGAAAAATAGAATTTTATCTTAACGGGATATTGACCGTGCAGCAGGATCTGACAGCTCCTGCATGGCAGGACAGCGTGGGGCGTACGCATTTTAAAAACTTTCCCGAATTCGGAAAACATACCAGCGGCCATATTGCCTTGCAGGACTGGGCCAGTGGTGTGGCATTCCGGAATATAAAGATTAAGGAACTTTAA